Part of the Prionailurus bengalensis isolate Pbe53 chromosome B3, Fcat_Pben_1.1_paternal_pri, whole genome shotgun sequence genome is shown below.
GCTCAAGTTGCAAGGGGGCGGGCCCCGGCCGGAGGTGGAGTCTCCCGCCAATTGAAGCCTCGGCTATAAATCGAGCTCCCCGCACGGCCGAGGCCCAGATGCCTCGCCGGGCCGCCCCGCGGTCGCTGGTGGGGGAAGGCCGCGGGTCCCAGGGGGCTTCGGGGGCGGCAGCCACCATGCTCCGCTCCCTGCTGCTTCACTCCCTGCGGCTGTGCGCCCAGACGGCCTCGTGCCTCGTGCTCTTCCCGCGCTTCCTAGGCACGGCCTTCATGCTCTGGCTCCTCGACTTCCTGTGCATCCGCAAGCATTTCctgggccgccgccgccgccgccgccggggtcAGCCCGAACCCGCCGCTGAGCTTGACAGCGACGGCGAGGAGGTGCCCCCCGACGACCCGCCGGTCTGCGTGTCCGACGACAACCGCCTGTGCACCCTGGCGTCGCTGAAGGCCGTGTGGCACGGCCAGAAGTTGGATTTCTTCAAGCAGGCCCACGAGGGCGGCCCGGCGCCCAACTCGGAGGTGGTCCTGCCCAACGGCTTCCAGAACCAGCACATCCTGGACTACGCCAGGGGAAACCGCCCGCTGGTTCTCAATTTCGGCAGCTGCACCTGACCACCGTTCATGGCGCGCATGAGCGCCTTCCAGCGCCTGGTCACCAAGTACCAGCGCGACGTCGACTTCCTCATCATCTACATCGAGGAGGCTCACCCGTCGGACGGCTGGGTCACCACAGACTCGCCCTACAGCATCCCGCAGCACCGAAGCCTGGAGGACCGGGTCAGCGCGGCGGAGGTACTGCGGCAAGGCGCGCCCAGCTGCTCTCTCGTCCTCGACACCATGGCCAACT
Proteins encoded:
- the DIO3 gene encoding thyroxine 5-deiodinase, whose amino-acid sequence is MPRRAAPRSLVGEGRGSQGASGAAATMLRSLLLHSLRLCAQTASCLVLFPRFLGTAFMLWLLDFLCIRKHFLGRRRRRRRGQPEPAAELDSDGEEVPPDDPPVCVSDDNRLCTLASLKAVWHGQKLDFFKQAHEGGPAPNSEVVLPNGFQNQHILDYARGNRPLVLNFGSCTUPPFMARMSAFQRLVTKYQRDVDFLIIYIEEAHPSDGWVTTDSPYSIPQHRSLEDRVSAAEVLRQGAPSCSLVLDTMANSSSSAYGAYFERLYVVQNGTIMYQGGRGPDGYQVSELRTWLERYDAQLRGGQPRRV